The following proteins are encoded in a genomic region of Laspinema palackyanum D2c:
- a CDS encoding serine/threonine protein kinase — translation MSLQAGETLHGGDYQVLRSLNQGRVGISYLAQRKGGDRVVIKTLRDDVLAQLTLDKRDKLNNKLLKEAVRLARCHHPHIVRCFDSFLERGQPFIVMEFVAGDDLASLPTKTLPEEEALTYIRQVGEALTVVHREGWVHRDIKPANIMLRAGKFEAVLIDFGVTKGFDETLTSIDSSNTDGFSPPELYDPNEQAKPYSDVYGLAATLYNLLSGDVPPNAQKRVNLQRKDQKLPDIPGVSAETNWAIRQGMELDYGDRPQTIEEFLALLPVPQGVKPLPPQPPRDPNFRLNLYMLFVAILAIFVTIIVTIFGQDIRQSIINWFSSPGVEDNSEPSSPNN, via the coding sequence ATGAGTTTGCAAGCGGGTGAGACTCTGCACGGGGGAGACTATCAGGTGCTGCGATCGCTCAATCAAGGGCGGGTGGGGATTAGTTATCTGGCGCAGCGCAAAGGAGGCGATCGCGTCGTGATCAAAACCTTGCGGGATGACGTTTTGGCGCAACTGACCCTAGACAAACGGGACAAGTTAAATAACAAGCTGCTAAAAGAGGCGGTGCGGTTGGCGCGTTGCCATCATCCCCACATTGTCCGGTGTTTCGATTCATTTCTGGAACGGGGTCAGCCGTTTATTGTCATGGAGTTTGTGGCAGGGGATGATTTAGCCAGCTTGCCGACGAAAACCCTGCCGGAGGAGGAGGCGTTGACCTATATCCGCCAAGTGGGAGAGGCGTTAACGGTGGTGCATCGGGAGGGGTGGGTGCATCGGGATATTAAGCCCGCCAATATCATGCTTCGGGCGGGAAAATTCGAGGCAGTGCTGATTGATTTTGGCGTGACGAAAGGGTTTGATGAGACCCTAACCTCGATTGATTCCAGTAATACCGATGGGTTTAGCCCACCCGAGCTTTATGATCCCAATGAGCAGGCGAAACCTTATTCCGATGTCTATGGTTTGGCGGCGACTCTCTACAATCTGTTATCGGGGGATGTCCCCCCTAATGCCCAAAAGCGGGTGAATTTGCAGCGAAAGGATCAGAAGTTGCCGGACATCCCCGGGGTGAGTGCTGAAACGAATTGGGCAATTCGTCAGGGGATGGAGTTGGATTATGGCGATCGCCCTCAAACCATTGAGGAGTTTTTAGCCTTGTTGCCGGTTCCCCAAGGGGTCAAACCCTTGCCACCGCAGCCCCCTCGTGATCCGAATTTTCGGCTAAATCTCTATATGCTCTTTGTAGCGATTCTGGCGATTTTTGTGACAATTATTGTGACGATTTTTGGTCAAGATATCCGCCAAAGTATTATCAATTGGTTCTCTTCGCCAGGAGTGGAGGACAACTCCGAACCCTCATCCCCCAACAATTGA
- a CDS encoding RusA family crossover junction endodeoxyribonuclease yields the protein MPPTTSIFHPIDSQTRQTLPLEGDRQGQSTPGMVPLTELAAQIHREHERCQQSVAIGLLHACTAGKLLIQAKQRVPAQKWRVWLAGYCNVPEATAQTYMEMAQGWPSVKQDAAIGPRQETQETEDSPTWTELRQEELEPPLVVNAQLLSESAQRLTFVSLLQRPKAEPRSRIVRTEPRKAKPQETPQPTEPDAQRTVRTLTLWIPGSVTPKARPRVTSNGTFLPKRYREWRLRAEGEILMQVHQMNPLPQLPIERAAVRIILRGKHRGDGDNAIGSVCDALVGAGIFSSDSLKQIPFGSWRHIPDGETGVKIQIEAMEHLMSA from the coding sequence ATGCCACCGACGACCTCCATCTTCCACCCGATCGATTCGCAAACCCGCCAAACGCTGCCCTTAGAAGGCGATCGCCAGGGACAATCCACCCCAGGAATGGTCCCCTTGACCGAACTAGCGGCCCAAATTCATCGCGAACACGAACGCTGTCAACAGTCGGTGGCGATCGGACTCCTGCACGCTTGCACAGCGGGAAAACTACTGATCCAGGCGAAACAGCGCGTCCCCGCGCAAAAATGGCGCGTATGGTTAGCCGGTTATTGTAACGTTCCCGAGGCCACCGCACAAACCTATATGGAAATGGCGCAGGGATGGCCCTCAGTCAAACAAGACGCGGCGATCGGTCCAAGACAGGAAACTCAGGAAACCGAAGATTCGCCCACCTGGACCGAATTGAGGCAAGAGGAGTTAGAACCGCCTTTAGTTGTGAATGCTCAACTCCTGTCCGAGTCAGCACAGCGACTCACCTTTGTGTCCCTCCTCCAACGACCCAAAGCTGAACCGCGATCGCGAATTGTGCGAACCGAACCGCGCAAAGCCAAACCCCAAGAGACACCGCAACCCACGGAACCCGATGCTCAACGGACCGTGAGAACTCTAACCTTATGGATTCCCGGGTCAGTCACCCCCAAAGCGCGTCCTCGGGTGACCTCCAATGGAACATTTTTACCCAAACGATATCGGGAATGGAGACTTCGTGCAGAAGGTGAGATTCTCATGCAAGTGCATCAGATGAATCCGTTACCGCAGTTACCCATTGAAAGAGCAGCCGTGCGGATTATCTTACGGGGTAAACATCGGGGGGATGGCGACAATGCGATCGGCAGTGTGTGCGATGCCTTAGTCGGTGCCGGAATCTTCTCATCCGACAGCCTCAAACAGATTCCCTTCGGCAGTTGGCGGCACATCCCCGACGGAGAAACCGGCGTCAAAATTCAAATCGAGGCTATGGAACACCTAATGTCCGCATGA